From one Luteipulveratus mongoliensis genomic stretch:
- a CDS encoding ABC transporter permease, which produces MTATIDAPAASAEQQQGTQRAGLVPTYRFELVKLLAQWRTRLVLVACWVVPALFVAVVSKQSTLPNDTVFGRWMHSTGWAGSLVVLAFCCNWALPLLTSLVAGDVFAAEDRLGTWRHLVMAVRSPRRIFVAKALTSVTVIVVMVTGLAVSSVVGGLVAVGNDALVGLDGLLLDPGHTARMVLLAWVYVLLATLTFAAVGLLGSVTLGRSPMGLLAPALLAFVLQLVQLLPLPVAVRLALPSQAFLAWRGLFTTPTQKGPLVVGLVVSVVWIVVVTALAYLLFMRRDFTDVAYDGSGRRLLVAGVVPLVVLTAVTVGVIAVATPVSGSGIEKAKLERTLATSYAHLYRLQARELHRPDVTEAQLRASAACDKGGSRVEDRGPGNDWRCVVSWHIPGATAVGSAIYQLDAAADGRFVADGDGPKEVNGYFVVQTPTGDAPNPLWQIDGLVDLQSSSPPEPAGRHSSSGRGRRLPRSGIVVTKEG; this is translated from the coding sequence ATGACCGCAACCATCGACGCCCCGGCGGCGTCGGCCGAGCAGCAGCAGGGCACGCAGCGCGCCGGCCTCGTCCCCACCTACCGGTTCGAGCTCGTCAAGCTGCTCGCCCAGTGGCGGACTCGACTCGTGCTGGTGGCGTGCTGGGTGGTGCCGGCGCTGTTCGTCGCTGTCGTCAGCAAGCAGAGCACGCTGCCCAACGACACCGTGTTCGGCCGGTGGATGCACTCGACCGGCTGGGCCGGCTCGCTGGTGGTGCTGGCCTTCTGCTGCAACTGGGCGCTGCCGCTGCTGACCTCGCTGGTCGCGGGTGACGTCTTCGCCGCCGAGGACCGGCTGGGCACCTGGCGTCACCTGGTCATGGCGGTGCGCTCGCCGCGCCGGATCTTCGTCGCCAAGGCGCTCACCAGCGTCACCGTGATCGTCGTGATGGTCACCGGTCTGGCCGTCTCGAGCGTCGTCGGCGGTCTGGTTGCCGTCGGCAACGATGCGCTCGTCGGCCTCGATGGTCTGCTGCTCGATCCAGGGCACACAGCACGGATGGTGCTGCTCGCGTGGGTCTACGTGCTGCTGGCGACGCTGACATTCGCGGCGGTCGGCCTGCTCGGCTCGGTGACCCTCGGTCGGTCGCCGATGGGTCTGCTGGCGCCGGCGCTGCTCGCGTTCGTGCTGCAGCTTGTCCAGCTGCTGCCGCTGCCGGTAGCCGTCCGGCTGGCGCTGCCGAGCCAGGCCTTCCTCGCCTGGCGCGGCCTGTTCACCACGCCCACGCAGAAGGGACCGCTCGTCGTCGGGCTGGTCGTCAGCGTGGTGTGGATCGTGGTGGTGACCGCGCTGGCGTACCTGCTGTTCATGCGTCGCGACTTCACCGACGTGGCGTACGACGGCTCCGGCCGCCGCTTGCTGGTCGCCGGTGTCGTTCCTCTCGTCGTGCTCACTGCGGTGACGGTCGGCGTCATCGCCGTGGCCACTCCGGTGAGCGGGTCAGGGATCGAGAAGGCGAAGCTGGAGCGGACGCTCGCGACGTCGTACGCGCACCTCTACCGTCTGCAGGCCCGCGAGCTGCACCGGCCGGACGTCACGGAGGCGCAGCTACGCGCGAGCGCCGCATGCGACAAGGGCGGCTCCCGCGTGGAGGACCGCGGTCCGGGCAACGACTGGCGCTGCGTCGTCTCGTGGCACATCCCGGGCGCGACCGCGGTGGGCTCGGCGATCTACCAGCTCGACGCCGCTGCCGACGGACGGTTCGTGGCCGACGGCGACGGGCCCAAGGAAGTCAACGGCTACTTCGTGGTGCAGACCCCGACCGGTGATGCGCCGAATCCTCTGTGGCAGATCGACGGTCTCGTCGACCTGCAGTCATCCTCCCCGCCTGAGCCTGCTGGACGCCACTCCTCCTCCGGCCGAGGTCGCAGGCTCCCTCGGTCCGGCATCGTCGTCACGAAAGAAGGTTGA